Proteins from a genomic interval of Caldicellulosiruptor diazotrophicus:
- a CDS encoding O-antigen ligase family protein: MVEKKSLYITSFLILTLGILSSLFSLKIGILAFGLFLLVLITLEEPSKLIYGIVLYAFMDFLFRKLPILSSFASVWDEVLFLIIIFALLLKSVIKNQSSLRLSPLDVYILIFLLVCVFLLLKNSPDMRIAIEGFRVYAEYALWFFVGLWLLKDAKQFERIIKIFILMMFIISIYGIYQYIIGVEIPSSWIDSSRETYIRTRVFSIIGSPNVLGSLLAMSIPFVLPYVLYEKNIKKRIYYAVVLISMIACLGFTFSRGAWLAFLFSMLLFGFFIDKRVLGILFAIFISVPILAPSIVMRVLYMLSSEYAKSSARAGRIARWTKAYEILMQHPLFGVGFGRFGGAVAKRNIANAFYVDNFYLKSAVEMGIIGVGIMILVFIVGLLLAARTVKHLHSKELKNIASGVLIGLATVLLHNIVENIFEVPMMTTYFWLFLGFLFALKSAEDKNRFFEQNDIYNNGGS; the protein is encoded by the coding sequence ATGGTTGAGAAAAAGTCTTTATATATCACCTCTTTTTTGATACTCACACTTGGAATTTTAAGTAGTCTGTTCTCTTTAAAGATAGGTATACTTGCATTTGGTCTGTTTTTGCTTGTATTGATAACATTAGAAGAGCCATCTAAGCTGATATATGGTATTGTACTTTATGCATTTATGGATTTTCTTTTTAGAAAACTTCCTATATTAAGCAGTTTTGCTTCTGTATGGGATGAAGTGCTATTTTTGATAATTATCTTTGCGCTGCTTTTAAAGTCAGTTATAAAAAACCAATCAAGTTTGAGACTTTCTCCTTTAGACGTATACATTCTGATTTTTTTACTTGTCTGTGTGTTTTTACTGCTTAAAAATTCGCCTGATATGAGAATAGCAATAGAAGGTTTTAGAGTATACGCAGAGTATGCCTTATGGTTCTTTGTCGGACTGTGGCTTTTAAAAGACGCAAAGCAGTTTGAAAGGATTATTAAAATATTTATCTTGATGATGTTTATAATATCCATCTATGGCATATATCAGTATATTATTGGTGTTGAAATACCCTCAAGCTGGATTGATAGTAGTAGAGAAACATATATAAGAACAAGGGTGTTTTCAATTATAGGAAGTCCAAATGTCCTTGGAAGTTTATTGGCAATGTCAATCCCGTTTGTACTTCCGTATGTGCTTTATGAGAAAAATATTAAAAAGAGAATTTATTATGCGGTTGTGTTGATTTCAATGATTGCCTGCCTTGGGTTTACGTTTTCAAGAGGTGCATGGCTTGCATTTTTGTTTTCAATGCTTCTTTTTGGTTTTTTCATAGACAAAAGAGTTTTGGGTATTCTCTTTGCCATCTTTATATCAGTCCCTATTTTAGCACCTTCAATTGTAATGAGAGTGCTTTATATGCTAAGCTCTGAGTACGCCAAAAGCAGTGCAAGGGCAGGAAGAATTGCCCGCTGGACAAAAGCATACGAAATATTAATGCAGCATCCTCTCTTTGGGGTTGGATTTGGAAGATTTGGCGGTGCGGTTGCAAAGAGAAATATAGCCAATGCGTTTTACGTAGATAATTTTTATCTGAAAAGTGCTGTTGAAATGGGAATTATTGGAGTAGGCATTATGATTTTAGTGTTTATAGTAGGGCTTTTGCTTGCTGCAAGAACTGTAAAACATCTGCACTCGAAAGAACTGAAGAATATAGCAAGCGGAGTACTCATAGGTCTTGCAACAGTCTTGCTGCACAATATCGTTGAAAACATCTTTGAAGTTCCTATGATGACAACATATTTCTGGCTGTTTTTGGGATTTTTATTTGCTCTCAAATCAGCAGAAGACAAAAACCGATTTTTTGAACAAAACGACATTTACAATAATGGAGGAAGCTAA
- a CDS encoding DUF4330 domain-containing protein, producing the protein MKIVDQKGRLFGIINIVDLILIILIVAIAWVGFAKISSHAKSSEDTTQDEFVEIKPGEAIINVKIPLADPVMAQSLHKNDYLVTGDTLTKSYIQDIQIKDGIYERTSSDGKVVVATHPYKKDVYLTIYGYVTLQGATIKLDKQTVRVGKTFYVKTRTTELVGVVTGVKVVKE; encoded by the coding sequence ATGAAAATAGTAGACCAAAAGGGAAGACTATTTGGTATCATTAACATTGTTGACCTCATTTTGATAATACTAATTGTTGCAATTGCATGGGTAGGGTTTGCTAAAATTTCATCACATGCAAAATCATCCGAAGATACTACACAGGATGAATTTGTTGAAATCAAGCCTGGCGAGGCAATCATCAATGTAAAAATTCCTCTTGCTGACCCTGTTATGGCTCAGTCTCTTCACAAAAACGATTATTTGGTAACTGGCGACACTTTGACAAAATCATATATTCAGGACATTCAAATAAAAGACGGAATATACGAAAGAACATCGTCAGATGGCAAAGTTGTTGTTGCAACTCACCCATATAAGAAAGATGTCTATCTTACTATTTATGGCTACGTAACCTTGCAAGGAGCAACAATAAAGCTTGACAAGCAAACAGTCAGAGTTGGAAAGACATTTTATGTAAAGACAAGAACTACAGAACTTGTTGGAGTTGTAACTGGAGTGAAAGTTGTAAAAGAATAA
- a CDS encoding glycosyltransferase — protein MIDIICFSTTPWDPIPTRKQQIMKRMPQNCRIFYLDPPVTLIGPLKDPSLRPYLTRFRKSPKRIKENLFVFALPPILPFYNKKRAINKFNQKMIATFVKEVIYQNFGLKSPIIWTYMPNTVDALEYLSYSFLVYDCIDKHSEFQGFIDKALVESMEDELAQKSNVVFTTTHGLYKKLKLLNPHTYLVPNGAEFEHFNMASNRLPVPDKMKNIPHPIFGFIGVIHTWIDTQLIEYLAKEKKEWSFVLIGPVGAGVSVDNLKKLNNVYLLGRIDNKDLPQYVSQFDVCLNLFRTNKLSENVSPLKFYEYLATGKPIVSTSIPQVEEFSDVVYIGKNYDDILSKCIQALQEVQNPKTEKIEKRIEYARQTSWDSRVEQIIDILKREGIAIE, from the coding sequence ATGATAGATATAATTTGTTTTTCAACAACGCCGTGGGATCCAATACCAACACGTAAACAACAGATAATGAAAAGAATGCCACAAAACTGTAGGATATTTTATTTAGACCCACCAGTGACCCTGATAGGTCCATTAAAAGATCCAAGTTTAAGACCTTACCTCACAAGATTTAGAAAGTCTCCAAAAAGAATAAAAGAAAATCTTTTTGTATTTGCTCTACCACCTATCCTCCCTTTTTATAACAAGAAAAGAGCTATAAATAAGTTTAATCAAAAAATGATAGCAACTTTTGTAAAAGAAGTTATTTATCAGAACTTTGGCTTAAAATCGCCTATAATATGGACATACATGCCAAACACTGTTGATGCACTTGAATATCTCTCTTACAGCTTTTTAGTTTACGATTGTATAGACAAGCATTCAGAGTTTCAAGGATTCATTGACAAAGCTTTGGTTGAGAGCATGGAGGATGAGCTTGCTCAAAAGAGTAATGTAGTTTTCACAACAACCCATGGACTATATAAAAAGCTCAAATTATTAAATCCTCACACCTATCTTGTACCAAACGGTGCTGAGTTTGAACATTTTAATATGGCTTCAAATAGGTTACCTGTACCCGATAAGATGAAGAATATTCCCCATCCTATTTTTGGCTTTATAGGTGTCATCCACACATGGATTGACACTCAACTTATAGAATATTTAGCAAAAGAAAAAAAAGAGTGGTCTTTTGTTTTAATAGGACCTGTAGGGGCTGGTGTAAGCGTAGATAATTTAAAGAAACTGAACAATGTTTATTTGCTTGGGAGGATTGATAACAAGGATTTGCCGCAGTATGTCTCTCAATTTGATGTTTGCTTAAACTTATTCAGAACAAACAAGCTTTCAGAGAATGTAAGTCCGTTAAAGTTTTATGAATATTTGGCAACTGGAAAACCAATTGTTTCAACTTCTATACCTCAGGTAGAAGAATTTTCTGATGTTGTATATATTGGCAAAAACTATGATGATATTCTTTCAAAGTGTATTCAAGCTCTACAGGAGGTACAAAATCCTAAAACTGAAAAGATAGAAAAAAGAATAGAGTATGCAAGGCAAACTTCATGGGATAGCAGAGTAGAACAAATTATTGATATACTAAAGAGGGAAGGGATAGCTATTGAATAG
- a CDS encoding nucleotide sugar dehydrogenase: MNSVCVIGLGYVGLPLALSFAMKGFKVFGVDSNEKLIDELKKGETHYLESYNGKTIQEILKEQLENGNFIPVVNYKQALENVDNIIVTVPIPVYGGKPYFDYLISCAKEISKNLRKNQLILLRSTVVPGTTRNIFLPILEENGLECGKDFYLAYASERIAEGKAFEEFENMPTALAGFCENSVRRAVDLIKVICKEEIVIASSFEVVETAKVIENLQRDINIAMVNEFERFTKAMNLDIFEVIKVANTHKRVNLLYPGPGVGGFCIPNAFYYLDAKAQELGVELKLSKTARMFNEGIPYYISDLVMKTIEKHKCSKKVAVLGIAMKDYSSDDRLSPAVEIIKILQSRGVEVKAFDPAVKTEYDFKVESLQEALKDTQIVLILAKQHGMEFEKIFEYIPPSKAIIIDTRNVFSYNDARERGFLLEKI, translated from the coding sequence TTGAATAGCGTATGTGTAATTGGTCTTGGATATGTTGGTCTTCCACTTGCTCTTTCGTTTGCAATGAAAGGTTTCAAAGTCTTTGGTGTTGATAGCAATGAAAAGTTGATTGATGAGCTTAAAAAGGGGGAAACTCACTATTTAGAAAGTTACAATGGGAAAACTATACAGGAGATTTTAAAAGAGCAGCTTGAAAATGGGAACTTTATTCCCGTGGTAAATTACAAACAGGCACTTGAAAATGTAGATAATATAATAGTCACTGTTCCAATACCTGTTTATGGCGGAAAACCATACTTTGATTATCTCATTTCGTGTGCCAAAGAGATAAGCAAAAACTTGAGAAAAAATCAGCTAATACTTTTGCGATCAACCGTCGTTCCGGGTACAACAAGAAATATATTTCTCCCAATATTAGAAGAAAATGGCTTGGAATGTGGAAAGGACTTCTATTTAGCCTATGCTTCTGAGAGGATTGCAGAGGGGAAGGCTTTTGAAGAGTTTGAAAATATGCCAACTGCCCTGGCGGGATTTTGTGAAAATAGCGTAAGAAGAGCTGTTGATTTGATTAAGGTGATTTGCAAGGAAGAGATAGTTATTGCATCTTCGTTTGAAGTTGTTGAGACAGCAAAGGTGATTGAGAATCTGCAAAGGGATATAAATATTGCGATGGTAAACGAGTTTGAGAGATTTACAAAGGCGATGAACCTTGATATATTTGAGGTTATAAAGGTTGCAAACACTCACAAAAGGGTAAATCTCTTATATCCTGGACCTGGGGTTGGAGGATTTTGCATCCCTAATGCATTTTATTACTTAGATGCAAAGGCACAGGAGCTGGGTGTTGAGCTTAAGCTTTCTAAAACGGCAAGAATGTTCAACGAAGGTATTCCTTACTATATATCTGATCTTGTTATGAAGACTATTGAAAAGCACAAATGTTCAAAAAAGGTTGCAGTGCTTGGCATTGCAATGAAAGATTATTCTTCTGACGACAGGCTCAGCCCCGCCGTTGAAATAATTAAAATATTACAATCTCGAGGTGTTGAGGTCAAAGCATTTGACCCTGCGGTAAAAACCGAATATGATTTTAAAGTTGAGAGTTTGCAAGAAGCTTTGAAAGATACACAAATTGTTTTGATTTTAGCAAAGCAACATGGGATGGAGTTTGAAAAAATTTTTGAATATATACCTCCTTCTAAGGCAATAATTATTGACACTCGAAATGTGTTTTCTTACAATGATGCAAGAGAAAGAGGATTTTTACTGGAAAAGATATAA
- the rpsB gene encoding 30S ribosomal protein S2 — MPVLTMKQLLEAGVHFGHQTRRWNPKMAEYIFTERNGIYIIDLQKTVKKMDEAYEFVKSQVAEGKIVLFVGTKKQAQETIKEEAERCGMFYINQRWLGGLLTNFRTIKTRIERLKELQRMEEDGTFDVLPKKEVNLLRKEKERLLKYLGGIQNMPRIPDILYIVDPRKERNAVLEARKLGIPIVAIVDTNCDPDEIDYVIPGNDDAIRAVKLITSKIADAVIEGREGEQFTPATTSSQEADKEIEQAEIAVDDSIDEE; from the coding sequence ATGCCAGTTTTAACCATGAAACAGCTTCTTGAAGCAGGTGTGCATTTCGGTCATCAGACACGCAGATGGAATCCCAAGATGGCTGAGTACATCTTTACTGAAAGAAATGGGATTTATATTATTGACCTTCAGAAGACAGTAAAGAAAATGGACGAAGCTTATGAGTTTGTAAAGTCTCAGGTAGCAGAAGGTAAAATTGTGCTCTTTGTTGGAACAAAAAAGCAAGCTCAAGAGACAATCAAAGAAGAGGCAGAAAGATGCGGTATGTTTTACATCAATCAACGATGGCTTGGTGGACTTTTGACCAACTTCAGAACAATAAAGACAAGAATAGAAAGGTTAAAAGAGCTTCAGCGCATGGAAGAAGACGGCACATTTGATGTTCTGCCCAAAAAAGAAGTAAATCTCTTGAGGAAAGAAAAAGAAAGACTTTTGAAGTATCTTGGTGGAATTCAAAACATGCCACGCATTCCTGATATCCTGTACATTGTTGACCCAAGAAAAGAAAGAAATGCTGTGCTTGAGGCAAGAAAGCTTGGGATTCCAATAGTTGCGATTGTCGATACAAACTGCGACCCTGACGAGATTGATTATGTAATTCCTGGAAATGATGATGCAATCCGTGCTGTAAAGCTCATCACGTCTAAAATTGCTGATGCTGTGATTGAGGGAAGAGAAGGTGAGCAGTTTACACCTGCTACAACTTCTTCTCAAGAAGCTGACAAAGAGATTGAACAAGCTGAAATAGCAGTGGATGATAGTATAGATGAAGAGTGA
- the tsf gene encoding translation elongation factor Ts translates to MITADMVKELREKTGAGMMDCKKALEDAGGDMDKAIELLRERGLAKAAKKALRVAAEGIVESYIHGNGRIGVLVEINCETDFVARNEEFRQFAKDIAMQIAAANPKYVSREEVPVDVIEKEKAILRQQALNEGKPENVVDRIVEGRLEKFFEEVCLLEQPWIKNPDMKIKDLLTEKIAKIGENIVIRRFARFERGEGIEKAASC, encoded by the coding sequence ATGATTACTGCTGATATGGTAAAAGAACTCAGAGAAAAAACAGGTGCTGGTATGATGGACTGCAAAAAGGCTTTAGAAGATGCAGGCGGCGATATGGACAAGGCAATAGAACTTTTGAGAGAAAGAGGCCTTGCAAAGGCTGCAAAGAAGGCTTTGCGTGTTGCGGCAGAGGGTATTGTTGAAAGCTATATCCATGGTAATGGTAGAATTGGTGTTTTGGTAGAGATAAATTGTGAGACAGACTTTGTTGCAAGGAATGAGGAGTTTAGACAATTTGCAAAGGATATTGCTATGCAGATTGCAGCAGCAAATCCAAAATATGTTTCAAGGGAAGAAGTGCCTGTTGATGTAATTGAAAAAGAAAAGGCAATTTTAAGACAGCAGGCTTTGAATGAAGGAAAGCCAGAAAATGTTGTTGACAGAATTGTTGAGGGTAGACTTGAAAAGTTTTTTGAAGAGGTTTGCTTGCTTGAGCAGCCTTGGATTAAAAACCCTGATATGAAGATAAAAGACTTGCTAACAGAAAAAATTGCAAAAATTGGCGAAAATATTGTTATAAGAAGATTTGCAAGATTTGAAAGAGGAGAAGGAATTGAAAAGGCTGCTTCATGTTAA
- the pyrH gene encoding UMP kinase — protein sequence MVKPKYKRVILKLSGEALGGEKGFGIDWQVVETICEEIEKVRELGVEVAIVVGGGNFFRGRSAEHIDRATADYMGMLATVINSLALQSVLEKRGIPTRVQSAIEMRQIAEPYIRRRAIRHLEKGRVVIFACGTGNPFFSTDTAAALRAAEIDAEAILLAKKVDGVYDSDPKKNPNAKKYDFITYLDVINQRLEVMDSTATSMCMDNEIPILVFELAKGNILKAVMGENIGTIVNVKEAK from the coding sequence ATGGTTAAGCCAAAATACAAAAGGGTAATATTAAAATTAAGTGGTGAAGCTTTGGGCGGTGAAAAGGGTTTTGGAATTGACTGGCAGGTTGTTGAAACTATCTGTGAAGAGATTGAAAAGGTAAGGGAGCTTGGAGTGGAAGTTGCGATTGTTGTAGGTGGAGGTAACTTCTTCAGAGGAAGAAGTGCTGAACACATAGACAGGGCAACAGCCGACTATATGGGTATGCTCGCAACTGTTATTAATTCACTTGCACTTCAGAGCGTTCTTGAAAAAAGAGGCATTCCGACAAGAGTCCAGAGCGCAATCGAGATGAGACAGATTGCAGAGCCGTACATCCGACGCCGAGCAATTCGCCACTTGGAAAAGGGCAGGGTTGTGATATTCGCATGTGGCACAGGCAATCCTTTCTTCTCAACAGACACTGCAGCAGCCTTGCGTGCTGCTGAGATTGATGCAGAGGCAATACTTCTTGCCAAAAAAGTAGACGGTGTCTATGACAGTGACCCGAAGAAAAATCCAAATGCTAAAAAGTATGACTTTATAACTTACTTAGATGTCATCAATCAGCGACTTGAGGTTATGGACTCGACAGCAACATCTATGTGCATGGACAATGAAATTCCTATTTTGGTGTTTGAACTTGCAAAAGGAAATATTCTCAAGGCTGTGATGGGCGAAAACATAGGAACAATTGTAAATGTAAAGGAGGCAAAGTAA
- the frr gene encoding ribosome recycling factor yields MAEPIQVAEEKMKKAIETLKEEFATVRAGRANPHILDKVMVDYYGVPTPIPQVASITVPEARMIVIQPWEARMLKEIEKAIQKSDLGVNPTNDGKVIRLIFPELTEERRKELVKQVKKMAEDAKVAIRNIRREALDEYKKMKKNNEITEDDLKDAEEDVQKLHDKYIEQIEKLLSAKEKEIMEV; encoded by the coding sequence ATGGCAGAACCTATTCAGGTTGCAGAGGAGAAAATGAAAAAGGCAATTGAGACTTTGAAAGAGGAGTTTGCTACGGTCAGGGCAGGAAGAGCAAATCCTCATATTCTGGACAAGGTGATGGTGGACTACTATGGTGTTCCAACTCCCATTCCCCAGGTTGCGAGTATTACTGTTCCTGAAGCGAGAATGATTGTTATTCAGCCATGGGAAGCAAGAATGCTCAAAGAAATTGAAAAAGCCATTCAAAAATCTGACCTTGGAGTAAATCCAACAAATGACGGAAAAGTTATAAGACTTATTTTCCCTGAACTCACAGAAGAAAGAAGAAAAGAGCTTGTAAAACAGGTCAAAAAAATGGCTGAAGATGCAAAGGTGGCAATTAGAAACATAAGAAGAGAGGCGCTTGATGAGTACAAAAAAATGAAAAAGAACAATGAGATTACAGAAGATGACCTCAAAGACGCCGAAGAGGATGTCCAGAAGCTTCACGACAAATACATAGAGCAGATTGAGAAACTTTTGAGTGCAAAGGAAAAAGAGATTATGGAGGTATAG